In Mangifera indica cultivar Alphonso unplaced genomic scaffold, CATAS_Mindica_2.1 Un_0003, whole genome shotgun sequence, the genomic stretch TATTATGTTTACATGAACCTTGAGAAGCAATGAGAGATTAGAGATTCATCCTAGAAGGTTCTTCAACCCATATATTAGCTTTACTTTTGAATGACAAAACTCTATAGACCATTTGGATGCTTTCAGTCTGGTCATCTTTTAATAGTTTTGAAAACATGCCAGTTATATCAactactttcttcttcaattaggaaGGTCTTggataattgattatttttcttttgttaatttgtaaagagaaagaaattttgGCATGTGGGAAAATTTTGTTTACTTTTGAATCAACAACATCAATGCCCACCAGCTTCttgcttttgaaaatttagactACCTGGCTACCTAACACGAAAAAGAGGCCATAAAAGAGGAcagtttgaagtttgaaattgGCTGAAGGGGCCAGTCACCAATCTAATCTACAGTCGCTCAATTCAACATCAATGCCCAACAGGTCGCCTTCTCCGCTTCAAATTCGATTTTGCTGACGGGATTAGtgttttgacttattttttggcTGCTGAAGATGCGACCATGGTGGAAAATagaaatttgtgaaaaaatttgtaataatacGTGACATCAGACAATTGTCGTGTGAACACAATTTTTCTACTCTATAAATGAACACCCCAAACCACTATAATATCATTGTAGCAAAACTGAAAGATTTATATAGAGatgaattttttcaagaaatcaCTGCCATACTTGGCTATGATTTTTCAGCAATTTAACCTTGCATCCATGGCGATCATTGTAAAGCATGCTCTGGACAATGGTCTGAGCCCACATGTTCTGGTGGCACTCCGTATGGTCGTTGCTGCAATTCTCGTTTCTCCTTTTGCTATTGTCATGGAAAGGTATCTCTATCTCTAATTTTCTCTCTGAATGAATtctcataaaattttacaatgttattcatatatattattttccaaGGAACACCCGGCCGATGATGACGCTCTCCACCTTTTCTAAGATCGTATTGCTCAGTTTGTTCGAGTAAGAATTTTACTCACCCACctacatcattttcttttaccatAATCAATAACACAGGAGACAGagtaatattcaaatatatatatgtttacagACCGGTGCTTAGCCAAAATTTCTCCTATACTGGGATGAAATATACTACTGCAACATTTAATGTTTCCATGAGCAATATTCTTCCTGCCATGACATTTATAATGGCTTGGATTTTCAGGTAAATCACTATTCTCAATCCTTGTTAATGTTTGTGATGATTTCTCAATCCTTGCTTTAACTCTTTTTGCAGGCTTGAAATTGTGAAACTTAGGAAGCTACATGGCCAGGCAAAGATAGTGGGAACCCTAGTGGCTGTTGGGGGAGGAATTATAATGACATTTGTAAAGGGAACTCTCCTGGATTTGCCATGGACGAATGGAAGAAccataattttcaagaaatcGGCAACTGATGTAGAACATACAGATCTAATGAAGGGTGGCGGACTAATCgtagttggtttgttttgctgGTCTTGTTTCACCTTTTTGCAAGTAAGAAAATGTTCCAATCTACATATTTTCCATGGTCGATTTcagctaaaaataaattaaaataattccaaTCTGCGCAGGAACATATAGTAAGATCCTACCCATCAGTGCTCAGTCTGGCAGCTTTGGTATGCATTTTAGGCTCCGTGGAAGGCATCATACTGGCCTTCCTAGTTGAAAGAGGAAACACGAAAATCTGGTCAATCTTCAACCCAGATGCTAAACTTTTAGCCGTGATTTATGGTGTAAGAATAAGCATTCAACTcctcaacaaaaagaaaatatcataatattttacttaattaccATTGCTATtctaatattatgatatatccaGGGATTGATGTCCTGCTCAACCTATCTCATACTGGGCTGGTTAATGAAGAAAAGAGGACCAGTTTTTGTAACGTCTTTTAATCCTCTGGCCATGGTTCTCGTCACAATTTTCAACTCAATTTTTCTAGCTGAGAGACTCTTCCTAGGAAGGTATGCATCATATatgcaaaatcaaattgaagagaTCAAATGTGAAAACCAAATTAATCAAC encodes the following:
- the LOC123205336 gene encoding WAT1-related protein At2g39510-like — encoded protein: MNFFKKSLPYLAMIFQQFNLASMAIIVKHALDNGLSPHVLVALRMVVAAILVSPFAIVMERNTRPMMTLSTFSKIVLLSLFEPVLSQNFSYTGMKYTTATFNVSMSNILPAMTFIMAWIFRLEIVKLRKLHGQAKIVGTLVAVGGGIIMTFVKGTLLDLPWTNGRTIIFKKSATDVEHTDLMKGGGLIVVGLFCWSCFTFLQEHIVRSYPSVLSLAALVCILGSVEGIILAFLVERGNTKIWSIFNPDAKLLAVIYGGLMSCSTYLILGWLMKKRGPVFVTSFNPLAMVLVTIFNSIFLAERLFLGRVLGAAVIIIGLCMVLWGKSKDQRHSNSQNIQDEEPVAAAAQNGLQMAVINGDIESPSQSNVTVDEGTRGSCMT